A genomic stretch from Sceloporus undulatus isolate JIND9_A2432 ecotype Alabama chromosome 5, SceUnd_v1.1, whole genome shotgun sequence includes:
- the NDUFA12 gene encoding NADH dehydrogenase [ubiquinone] 1 alpha subcomplex subunit 12, with the protein MAEYVQVAKRALQQLGGHGGIRGAVMQLLRVNDLKTGTLVGVDKHGNKYYEDKRYFFGRHRWVIYTEEMNGKNTFWELDGSMVPPEWHRWLHCMTEDPPTTHPPVPRKFIWENHKLNLSGSPGQYVPYSTTRKKIQEWIPPSTPSK; encoded by the exons atGGCGGAGTACGTTCAGGTGGCCAAGAGGGCGCTGCAGCAGCTGGGGGGCCACGGCGGGATCCGCGGGGCAGTGATGCAGCTGCTGAG GGTGAATGATCTGAAGACCGGCACACTAGTTGGTGTGGATAAGCATGGGAACAAATATTATGAAGATAAAAGATACTTTTTTG GTCGTCATAGGTGGGTTATATATACTGAGGAAATGAATGGTAAGAACACGTTCTGGGAACTGGATGGAAGTATGGTGCCTCCTGAATG gcaCCGTTGGCTTCATTGTATGACAGAAGACCCACCAACTACACATCCACCAGTGCCTCGGAAATTCATTTGGGAGAATCACAAGCTCAATCTAAGTGGTAGTCCTGGACAGTATGTACCATATTCTACCACTCGTAAGAAGATACAAGAGTGGATCCCACCTTCTACACCTAGCaagtga